The nucleotide sequence CGCTGACGGACAACGACGTGGCCCAGCTGGCCGCCTATCTGCGCCGCAGTCGCAGCCACCAGCCGGCATGGACCAATCTGGAAGCGGTGGTGGCACGCACGCGCGCCGGCAAGTAATTCTTGAAAATTTCTTATCCACAATACTTATGTATAACATTACCGTGAATGGCCAGCCCTTCGGCACCGAGGCCGACGCCGAGACGCCGCTGCTGTGGGTGCTGCGCGACGAAGCCCATTTGAAAGGCACCAAGTTTGGCTGCGGCATCGGCATGTGCGGCGCCTGCACCGTGCATGTGGATGGCCGCGCCATGCGTTCCTGTATCACGCCCATCGCCGCCGTGACGGGCTGCGCCATCACCACCATCGAAGGCTTGTCGGCGGACGGCACGCATCCTCTGCAGCGGGCTTGGATCGCCACGCAGGCTCCCCAGTGCGGTTATTGCCAGTCGGGCCAGATCATGCAGGCGGCGACCTTGCTGCGCGACTATCCGCAGCCGACGGATGCGAATATTGATGCCGTCATGAGCGGTAACCTGTGCCGTTGCATGGCGTACGTGCGCATCCGCAAGGCCATCAAGCTGGCGGCCGGGATGCAGGAGGCGTCCGGTGTTTAGGTTGCCGAAAGAAAATTCAGCTGCCCGACCCAGTTCGCTGGGCCGGCGCGGTTTCCTGATCGCCGCCGCCGGTACGGGTTTTTCTCTGGCCTTCTTGCGTGCCGACAGCTCATTGGCCGCCGGCAAGGTGGCGCCCGTGCCGCCGGTCAAAGCCAGCGCGCCCGTGTTCGATCCCAGCATCTGGTTTCAGATCGGCCGCGACGGCATCGTCACCGTCAACATTGCCAAGGCGGAAATGGGCCAGCATATCGGTACGGCCCTGGCGCGCATCGTGGCCGAGGAACTGGAGGCGGACTGGGACAAGGTGCGCCTGCATTACGTGGACACGGACCCGAAATGGGGCTTGATGGTGACGGGCGGTAGCTGGTCCGTCTGGCAGAATTTCGATCCGCTCAGCCGCGCTGGCGCGGCCGGCCGCCTCGCGCTGGTCGAGGAGGGCGCGCGCCTGCTGCGCTTGCCCGTGTCGGCCTGCCACGCCAGGCTGGGCGTCGTGCATGGCCGGGGGCGGTCCATCAGCTATGGCGACATCGTGCGTCGTGGCAAGCTGGCGCGCCAGTATACGCCCGAGCAACTGAAAGCCATCGTGCTCAAGTCGCCGCAGCAGCGCAGCCTGATCGGCCAGCATGTGCAGGCGCTCGATATTCCGGCAAAAACGGATGGCACGGCCGTGTATGGCATCGATGCGCAGGTGGAGGGCATGCTGTATGCGCGCCCGAAGATCCCGCCCACGCGCTACGGTGCCAAGGTGGTCTCTATCGACGACTCGGCCGCAAAAAAGGTCAAGGGCTACTTGCGCTCGGTTGCCTTGCAGGACCAAAGCGGCACGGTGCCCGGCTGGGTCATGGTGGTGGCCGACACGTATGCGGCCGCCATGCGCGCGGCCGACCTGGTGCAAGTGAAATGGCGGGCCGGCGCGGCAGCCCACGTGGCGGAGCAGGATATCCTCAACTACGCCACCAAGCAACTGGCCGATGCCAGCCTGGGCGCCCGCGTGGTCGATGATGATGGTGTGGAGCAGGCGTTCAAGGATGCCAGCCTGCAACTGGAACGCCACTACACGACCAGTACCGTGCTGCATTTCCAGCTCGAACCGGTGAATGCGCTGGCGCAGGAAATCGACGGCGTCTGGCATATCCATGCGGGCAACCAGTGGCAATCGTTGATCCTGCCCGTGCTGGCGCAGGCGTTGAAGGTGCCGGAAAGCAAGGTGATGCTGCATACCTATCTGCTGGGCGGCGGCTTCGGTCGACGCCTGAATGGCGATTATTGCGTGCCGGCCGCGCTGGCGGCACAAGCCGTGGGACGCCCCGTCAAGATGATTTGCACGCGGGCCGACGATGCCCGTTTCGATTCGCCCCGCTCGCCATCCGTGCAGCATGTGCGCATGGCGTTCGACGAAGCCGGCAAGGTGTCGGCGATGGTGCACGAAGCGAGCGCGGGCTGGCCCACGCAAGCGATGATACCCGCCTTCCTGGCCAAGGATACGCAGGGTCATCCATATGACCCGTTCGCCATCGCCGGCGCCGACCACTGGTACGCGGTGGGCGCGCACCGCGTACGGGCCGTGTCGAACGACCTGGCCAACAGCAGTTTCCGCCCCGGCTGGCTGCGTTCCGTGGGACCAGGCTGGACGAATTGGGCAGTGGAAAGTTTTATGGACGAGGCGGCGCAGGCGGCCAAGGTCGACCCGCTGGCCTTCCGTTTGTCGTTGCTGCAGGCGACGGGGCGCAATGCGGGCAGCGCACCGAACGCCGTCGGCGGCGCTGCGCGCCTGGCCCATGTGCTGCAGCGGGTGGCGGACAAGGCGGGCTGGGGCACGGCCATGCCGCCCGACACGGGCCTGGGCATCGCCGCCACGTTCGGCCAGGAACGCGACATGCCCACCTGGACGGCCTGCGTTGCCCGGGTGAAAGTAGACCGCAGCACTTGCATGGTGAAAGTCGAAAAGTTGTTCATGGTCATTGATGCGGGCAGCATCGTCGATCCTGATGGCGCGCTGGCGCAGGCGGAAGGGGGCGCCCTGTGGGGCGTGAGCATGGCCTTGCATGAAGGCACGGCTTTCCTGAATGGCGAGGTGAAGGATACCAACCTGAATACCTACACGCCCCTGCGCATGGCCGATGTGCCCGAGCTCGACATCGAATTCGTGGCCAGCACGGCAACTTCGACGGGCATGGGCGAGCCGCCCACGACGGCCGTGGCGCCCGCCATCGGCAACGCCATCTTCGCCGCCGTGGCGTCGCGCGTGCGGCATTTGCCGATCCGCCCGGAAGCCGTGCTGAAGGGGCTGGACCGGCACGGCGCCGTTTGATGCGGACGCGCGGCAAAATGACGTGCGCCGCGCGTGAACGGACGCAGGCTGGTACACTGAGGATTGCAGCGCAGGGCGCGCAGGCGGCGCCCGGTTCGGCAAAATCAGCGCAGCAGTGTGATTTCAGCTTGATGTCAGCTCGATTCCAGCTCGATAGCGGAGGCAGCCATGCAAGAACAATTTGTCAGCATCACGGCCGATGAACTTCAAATGGACGGCGTGCTTGAAATGCCCGAGCGACCGGTCGGCATCGTCCTGTTTGCCCACGGTGCAGGCGCCGATAGCGACTATCTGGGCGCTTCAAGCCACGCCACTTCCCAGGATTTTCTGCGGGCGGGCATCGCCACCCTGCGTTTCGACCAGGGCGGCGTCGGGCCCGGCGGCGGCAGCAATGGCCACTCTTATTTTGTGCGCAGCGACATCGTGCTGCTGGCGCGTCAACTGGAAAAAGCCCTGGGCTGGCTGCAAGTCGATCCAGCCACGCGGCGCTTGCCTTGCGGCCTGTATGGCTATGGCACCAGCGCCGCCGTGGTGATGCAGCTGGCGGCCTGGCGCAGCGCGGAGATCGCCGCGCTGGCTGTCTGTGATGGCCAGGTGGAAATGGCGGGCAAGGCGGCGCTGGAAAATGTGCGTGTGCCTTCGCTGCTGATCGTGGGCGGGCGCGACCCCGATGTGGCTGGCCTGAACCGCATGGCCTTCGCCACCTTACGCTGCGACAAACAACTGGAACAGATCGCCGCACCCGGTGCTCCCGACACGCGGCACCAGGCGGCCTTGCTGGCCACTGACTGGTACATGCGCCATTTCAACGGGCATACCAGCACGGCGCAATAGGCGCCAGTCAGTCTGTGGCGCGCAGGTTTTGTGCATGGAAGCGCAGATGCTCTTCCATGAAGCTGGCGATGAAATAATAGCCGTGGTCATAGCCGGCATGGCGGCGCAGCTGCAGGGGCTGGCCGGCGTCGCGGCACGCCGCTTCGAACACCTCGGGATACAGTTGCTCGGTCAAGAACTTGTCGGCCAGGCCCTGGTCGATCAAGATGCCGCCAGGAAATAGTGCCGGCTTGCCTTGCAAGCCGCGCATCAGGGCGCTGGCGTCGTATTGCTGCCAGCTGGCTGCATCGCTGCCCAGGTAGCCTGTAAAAGCCTTTTTGCCCCAGGGACACTGGCTCGGTGCGGCGATGGGCGCGAAGGCGGACACTGAGCGGAACAGTTCCGGGTTGCGCAAGGCCAGCACCAGCGCGCCGTGGCCGCCCATCGAGTGGCCGAAAATACCCGTGCGTTGCGCATCGATCGCCAGTTCCTGTTCCAGCAGCGCGCGCAGTTCCAGGAGGTAGCTGTACATGCGGTAGTGGCTGCTCCACGGCGCTTCGGTGGCATCGACGTAAAAGCCGGCGCCCGCGCCGAAATCCCAGGCATCCGTCTCGCCCGCGATGTTGGCGCCACGGGGGCTGGTGTCGGGCGCGATCAGGATCAGGCCTTCTTCGGCCGCCACGCGCTGCGCGCCACTCTTGATCATGAACGTTTCTTCCGTGCACGTCAGGCCAGCCAGGTAAAACAGGGCGGGGCGCTTGATGCTGACGGTGTCGCCTGGCGCCGTGTCGGGAATGAAGGCCGAAAAACGCATGGGCAAGCCGATGGCTTGCGCGTCGTGGCGATAAAAGCGTTGTACACCGCCAAAACAGGCGTGTTCACTCAACAGTTCCAGCATGAATTCTCCTCGTCAATGCCATAGTATAGCGAGAGCGGCGCACCGCTGAGCCCGGATCAGTCCAGCATGGCCGCTAATGCTGGCAAGATGTCCTGTGCCGGCGCATCGGTCTTGAATGCCAGCAAATGGTCGGCGCGCGTCTTGCCCATGTTGATGGCGGCCACGGGCTTGCCCGTCTCGGCCGCCATGCGGCACAGGCGAAAGCTGGAATACACCATCACGGACGAGCCGACTACCAGCAGGGCGCTGGCCTCCATCAGCTTGCGCTCGGCCTCGGCCGCGCAGGCGGAGGGTACGCCATCGCCAAAGAACACCACGTCGGGCTGCAGGGTGCCGCCGCAGCGGGGACAGACGGGAAGGTGGAAGGTGGCCAGTTGCGACGGCTCCAGCAAGGCGTCGCCATCGGGCGCCGGCGTGGCAGTGGCGCCCAGCAACTGCGGATTGTCGCGTTCCAGCATGCCCTGGATCAGGCGGCGCGTGTGGCGGGCCTGGCAATCGAGGCAAACCACGCCATGTATGCTGCCGTGCAACTCCGTGACGGTGGCGCTGCCTGCCTGCTGATGCAGGCCATCCACGTTTTGCGTGACCAGGCCGCCGATGTGCTGGCGCTGCGCCAAATGCGCGATGGCCAGGTGGCCGGGATTCGGTGTGGCGCGCGCCAGGGTGGGCCAGCCTACCATGCTGCGGGCCCAGTAGCGGCGGCGCACGGCTTCCTCGCGGCGAAAGTCGGGACCTTGCACGGGGGCATTGCCGCGCCGCACGCCTTCCGTATCGCGGTAAGCGGGAATGCCGGACGCCGTGCTGATGCCGGCGCCCGTCAGCAGCAGCACCTCGGGATGGCGCTGCAGGAACTGCGCCAGCTGCTCGAGGGCGGGATCGTCGCTGGCGCTCTGCTGGCTGGCTGAGGGAAAGTTTTGCATGATGCGCCATGCTAACCGAAAAGCACGGCGCCGTTGCAAGGGGGGTGTTTACTCCAGCTTCATGCCGAAACGCTGCAGCCGCGGCTGCCAATGCTCTTCGATATTGGCCGAGACGAGGATGCGCTCGGCCTTGCCAATCAGCAATGCCCGTGGCACGAAGCCGAAATAGCGCGAGTCGGCGCTGTTGTCGCGGTTATCGCCCAGCATGAGGAAATGGTCGGCCGGCACCGTCACGGGGGCAAAGCTGCGCGCCGCGCCCGCGATTTGCGGCAAGACCTGGATGCGGTGCTGCTCGGTCTGGTTGCGCTCGCTGATGCGCTGCGCTGTCAGCTGGCCCAGGTGGGCGATGGTTTCAGGCGCCGTGTCGAGCGCCGTGTACCGGGCGGGCTGGCCATTGATGATCAGCTGTTCATTGCGCATTTCCACCGTGTCGCCGGGCAGGGCGATGATGCGCTTGATCAAGCGCGTGCCATCTTTCGGCGAGGAAAAGGTGACGATATCGCCCCGCTGCGGGTCGCCCAGGCGTTGCAGCACGATATCGGTGAGCGGCACTTTCAGGTTGAAGGCCAGGCGGTTGACGAAGACGACGTCGCCTTCGAGCAGGTTGGGGCGCATGGATGCCGACGGTATCGGATTCCAGTCCGCCACGGCCGTGCGGAAGACGCCGAACAGCAGCAGGAACATCAAAAAACCTTTGTTGGCGCGCATCCATGTTTTCATATTGGCTCTTTCGCTGGGCCGTGCCCGTGATGGTGAGGAGAGGCGCCATGGCTGCTGGCGCCCTATCCACGATGCACGGCGAGGCTGAAGCCAGTCTTAAATCAGGTGCATGCATGGCCGGCAGCGTGGCCTTTGTTGCGTGCAAGCGTCAGCGACGCGGCTATTTGAAGGCCTTGATGACGGCATCGAGCTTGACCTTCAGCGACTTGTCGTGCGCGTGGATGGCCGGCACTTCGCGCTGTACGCCGAGCAGCTGGTAGACGGCCGTCTGCGCTGCGCGTACCGAGTATTCCACCGTGAAGACGACATCGTCGGCGATTTCCACGAACTGGCTGACGAAGGCCAGGTTGACGGAGTTGGCCGGCACGGGCAGGGGACGGTCGCTCTTTGCGCGGGGCATGAACATGCTGGTGATGTAGGGCATGCGGCAGGGAATGCAGTTGGCCGTGGCCATGATGTCGAGGTCGAAGTTCAGGTGGCCGCACAGCTCGCGCAGGATATCCGCGCCGCTGCATTCGGACATGGGCTTGGCGACGAAGTTGCCGATGCGGTCAGGGTGCAGCGCATAGCCCCAGAATACTTGCACGCCCTCGGGCTGGCCGGCGAAATGGGGCTGGTGCGCCAGCACGATGGACATGAACCAGTTGCTGTCCTTGAAGGTGACGAGGCCGCCCGTGCCCGCGCTGTTGCCCGTGAATTGCTCCATCCTGTCAAAGAAGGCGCTGTCTTTCAGGGTGACCGTGTACGAGGCCCAGTATGATTCGGGGATGCTGCTGTTGAAGGCGGCGGGGCGTCCCAGTTCCGGGCGGCCCTCGGCCAGCTTTTCCCACAGGCGCCAGCCCTGGCTGTCGTTTTTCGTGCGCTGGGCAGGCGCGCTGTGCATGCTGCCATAGCTGGAGGCATCCGTCATCGAGGCGTTCTGGAAAAAGACCAGGTCGCCGGCGGCCACGGGGATCACGTCGGCCAGGCCGTGCCGCTGGCAGGCGATGGCGGTGGCGCTCAGGCGGCCGTCGCTCTCCTGCACCTCGATATCGCTCACCGTGCAATCCATGATGATGTTCACGCCTTGCTCCTGCAGCCAGGCGACCAGGGGACGTACCAGCGAATCGTACTGGTTGTAGACGGTGCGCTTGACGCCGGCCAGGGTTTCGATGCGCGAAAACTCCATCATGAAGCGGTGCAGGTAGCGCTTGAACTCGACGGCGCTATGCCAGGGCTGGAAGGCAAACGTGGTGGCCCACATGGTCCAGAACTTGGTGTCGAAAAATTCGGGTGAGAGCCAGTCCGTGATGGCGCTGCTGCCCAAGGTGTCTTCGTCGGCTTCCGTCAGCTTCAGCAGTTCCAGCCTGTCCTGCATGGAAAAGCCCATGCTGCTGACATCGACCTTGAAGCGGTTGCGGTCGACCAGGCGCGCGCGCGAGTGGGGAAGGTGCTGTTCGTTGAAGGCGATGGTTTCATCGTAGACGCTCTGGCCCGCATGTTCGAGCGAGGGTATGCTCTTGAACAGGTCCCAGGTGCACTCGTAATTATCGGTGGTCAGCATGCGCCCGCCGCGCAAGGTGTAGCCATCCTCTGCATTGCCGCCGCCATCGAGGCTGCCCCCGGTCACGGGCGACGCTTCGAAGACGGTAATGTTGCAACCTTGCATGCCGCCGTCGCGTATCATGAATGCGGCTGCGGCCAGCGAGCCGATGCCGCCGCCGACGAGGTAGGCTTTTTTGTCTGTGTTAGGCATGGTTTTCCCCTGAGTGTGAGTGCATCTGCATGCGCGAAAGGCTGGCAAGCGGCACGGCTGATGCCGCGCCATATTTGCCTATTTTACAACATCAGGGGAGAATCGGCAGATAAATAGAGCGTTCGTTCGGTTTTTTCAGGCGCTGGCGTGTTCCTTGCGCCGTTCAAAGTACAGCAAATCCGACCAGGCATCCTGGAAGTGCATGGCTTTTTCCGAACGGCCATATTGGCGAAAACCGTTGCGTTGCATGACGGCGATCGAACCCAGGTTTTGCGGCCGCGCCGTCGCTTCCAGGCGCCACAGTTCCAGTGCACCGAACGCTTCTTCCAGCAACAGGGCGACCACGCGCGTGGCGTAGCCGCGTCCGCCAAACCGTTCGCCGATGCGATAGCCGAGCGTCGCCTTGTTGAAATACGGGCGCGTGACGGCAGTCAGGTTGACTCTGCCGATGATCTGCCCGTCCAGCTTGGCCAGGTACTGGTATGCGCTGTCTTTCTCACGTTCGCGCTGCGCCTGCTCGATGGCGGCGGCGATGGCTTCATGGTGGTAATAGGACGGTGCGCGCGCCGTGACCCAGGATTCAAAATAGGTGCGGTTTTCCAGTTCAAAGGCCAGCAAGGCGGGAAGGTCGGCGCTGGAGGGGGGGAGCAATTGAAGGCGGTCGAGGTCTGGCATGGGATCGTGTCGGAAAGCGATGCGCCATTATAATCAGCTGGCGCATTTCGCCGCACATGCTTGAATTCATGAAGGAGCAGCATGCTGTCCCATATTTGCCTCGGCACCAACGACTTTCCCCGCGCCTACGCCTTTTACACGGCACTGATGGGAGAACTCGACTTGATCGAGAAATTTCACGATCCGGCCCAACCCTGGGCGGGCTGGATGGCGCGGGGGGCGCCGCGCCCCCTGTTCGTGCTGACGGCGCCGCATGACGGCTTGCCGGCCACTCCCGGCAATGGCCAGATGACGGCCTTGCTGGCGGCCAGCCGCTTGCAGGTGGACCGTTGCCACCAGGCCGTGCTGGCGCTGGGCGCCGTGTGCGAAGGGCTACCCGGCTTGCGGCCCCATTACCATCCCAATTACTATGGCGCTTATTTCCGCGACCTCGATGGCAACAAGTTGTGCATCTGCTGCCACGGCGAAGAATGATTCAGCGCTCTTTCCACACGTCGTCTTCCGTCCAGCCCAGTTCCAGGAAATCCTGCGCCCGCTCGTCCGCTTCACCTGCGCAATAGAACTCGTCGAGCTGGGGCACTTCGATACGCGTGCCGGCCAGCATGGCGTGCACTTGCCCACGGTGGTGGATCTGGTGCTGGAACAAATGCGCCAGCATGCGCTGGCGCGTGTCGACTTGCGGGGTGTCGCGCAGGATCGTCACGGGCCGCGCCAGGTCCGCATCGCACAGGCTGCGGCAATGGGCGATCAGGCGCAGGTCCGATGCGCGCTGCGCCGCGTGCAGGGCCGCGCCATCGGTGTACGGTTCGTCCTGTGCAAAAAAGACATAGCAGTCGGAATGAGGCTTTTCGCCGCGCAGCTCGCGTTCGAGTGCGTCGAGATAGAACCAGTCGCACGTCAGTATGTGGTTCAGGGTGAACTGGATGGTGGGGAAAAAGCTGACGCGCGTGGCCTGGAACTCGGCCTGGGTCAGCTGCCCGCAAGCCTTCAGCAAGCGGTGGTTGGCCCAGGCGTTGTTATACGCCTGGCCGGTGACGTAACGGGCCAGTGGATTGTTCATGATGTACCTTGCAAGGCAGGGAAGGCTGCGAGAGCGCCACTGTAGCACTTTGCGCCAGGTGGACCCAGCCGGTCACGCCGGCCGCCCCAGTACTGCTGTCATCAAGTACAATCGCGCAGCGGATTTCGCGATAGTGATGCATAAAGGTTTGGATAGCAAAATGGGTTGGATAGGAAAATTACTGAACGGCGGCGATGAAAAAAACAAGGCTGCGCCGGTCACGGCAGCGGCGGCGCCCGATATGACGCGGCAGCCAGCCACCATCACCGAAATCGATGCCATCTACTACCGCTGGCTGGCCGCCGCCGGTTCGGCGCAGGCTCCCGAGCAGGCCGAACAACAGATTCTGGACGAATTGATGCGCCTGGCCCGTGAACCGATCGCTGGCGCCGCGCTGGTGCCGCGCATTCCGGCCATCATCCCGCAGTTGATGCGTACCTTGCAAAATGAAAACATGAGCGCAGCCGAGCTGTCGCGCCAGCTGGCCCAGGACGTATTGCTGGTCGCCGAGGTCTACCGCGAAGCGAACCGGCCGCGCTACCATTCTCGCTACAACGCCAGCCCGTCGATCAACAACATGGAAGGCGCCATCATGCTGCTCGGGCAAAACGGCATGCGCATGTTGCTCGCCCGCGTCGCCTTCCGCCCCATCGTCAGCATGCAAAGCGGCGGGTTGACCATACGCACGGCGCCGCTGATCTGGCGCCAGTCCGAGAAATGCGCGCTGGCGGCCAACCTGCTCGCGCCGGCCATGCAGGCAAACGCCTTCGACGCCTATCTGGCGGGACTGATGGCCAATGTCGGCCTGGTGGTGGCGTTCCGGCTGATCGACCAGATGCATGCGCCCGATGCCTTCCCGCAATCGGACGCCTTCATTGCCCAGGTGTTTGCGCAAGCGCGTATCTTGTCGGTACGGATCGCCGAATTATGGGAGTTTCCCGAGTCCGTGACCAATGCGATCGAGCATGCCGGCGTCGATGCCCACGCCGATGCCGATCCGCAGGCGCAAGCGCTGGCGCTGGGCGATCGCTTGAGCAAGCTGCGCATGCTGGTCGATACGGGCCGCTTTCCTGCCGACGATCCCTTCGTGATGGCCGGACTCGGAAAAAGTCAGATGCTGGTGTTCGACAAGCTGGCCGACGAGGACGAGGACGACGAGGAGTGATGCCAGCTGCATGCAGCGGATATCACTCAGCGCGCAAAATAGAGTTCGTGCAGATGCTCGAGATCGACCTCGGAAGCGGCCTGCGACAGCGCCACTTTGCCGCTCTGCATCAGGTAGACGTGATCGGCCACGCCCACGGCGCGCGCCGTGTTTTGCTCGACGAGGATGATGGTGCGCCGGCCATCGTTCAGGCGCGCGAGGATCTCGAACAGCTCGTTGACCACCAGCGGCGCCAGACCCAGCGAAGGTTCGTCGATGATCAATAGCGACGGGTCCGACATCAAGCCCCGCGCCATGGCCAGCATCTGCGCCTCGCCACCCGATAGTGACCCGGCCAACTGCTTGCGGCGCTCGTGCAGGCGCGGGAACATGGCGTAGGCTTCGGCCAGGCGCACCGGCATGTGGCTGCGGTGCTCTTTCGGGAAGGCGCCCATGATCAGGTTTTCTTCCACACTCATGTCACGGAAGGTCATGCGCCCCTCGGGTATCATGGTGACCCTCGCGTCACTCATCTTCCACGTCGGTGTGCCATTGATGCCCACGCCATCGAGCGCGATGCTGCCCGCGCCCACGGGCAGCAAACCCATGATGGCGCGCAGCAGGGTGGTTTTGCCGGCCCCGTTCGGGCCGATGATGGTGGTCAGCTTGCCTTTCTGGATGGACAGCGACACATCCCACAGCACATTGATGGCGCCATAGCCGGCGCGCAGTTGACTAATTTCAAGCATCGTTTCAGGCATGAACTGCTCCCGTATAGCTTTGGATGACGGCTGGATCGCGGAACACGGCGTCCGGCGTGCCATCGGCGATCAGCTGGCCAAAATTGAGCACGGCCACGCGCTGGCACAGATTGCTGATGGTTTCGATATCGTGCTCGATCATGACGATGCCTACGCCAAAGGCGGCATGCAAGTCCTTGAGCATGCCCATGAAGCGGCGCTTGCCGTTCGTTTCCAGGCCTGCCAGCACTTCATCGAGCAGCAGCAGTTTCGGATTGGTGGCCAGCGCCTTGGCCACTTCCAGCGCCTTCAGTTCCGTCAGCGCCAGTTCGCTGGCAGCGTCGCGCCCGGCCTTGTCCGCCAGGCTGGTGAAATCGAGGATTTCATCGATCTTGCGCTGATCCACCTTGCCGGTGCCGAAGCGCTGCGCCACGATGAGGTTTTCGCGCACCGTCAGTTCATGCATGGGCTGCGGAATCTGGAAGGTGCGGCCCAGCCCAAGCCGGGCGCGCTGGTACATGGGCGTGGCCATGATGTCGCGCCCGTCGAAGCGGATGTGGCCACTGGTGGGGCGCACCAGGCCGGAAATCGCATTGAACAGCGTGGTCTTGCCGGCACCGTTGGCGCCGACGAGGCCGATCACGTCGTGGCTGCCCACGTTCAGGGTGACGGCATCGACGGCCGTCAGGCCGCCGAAGCGCACGGAGACATTATCGAGTTCAAGCATGGGATTTCTCCTTGATCATCGCTTTTTTCAGCCATTTTCGTAGCAGCGGCAGCAGGCCGTTCGGACTGAAGACAATCATCGCCACCAGCAGCACGCCCAGCACCAGCTGGTGCCCGGTGGGTATCAGCGACTTGAAAATGAGCTGGTCTACCAGGTAGACCACCACGGCGCCCAGCACGGGGCCGAGTATCGTGCGGTAGCCGCCGAAGATGGCCGCCACGATGGGCAAGGTGACCCACAGGCTGTTGAAGGCGTAGTCCGGTTCCAGGAAGTTGATGTAGTGGGCGTTGAAGGCGCCGAACAGGCCGGCCATGAAGGCCGACACGAGCAGCATCATGCCTTTCAACAGGGTGCTGTTGACGCCGACGACGCGCGTGGCGTCTTCGCTGTCGTGCATGGCGCGCAGGGCGATGCCGTAATGGCTGGAACGGATGCGACTGTACGCCAGCGCGCAGGCCACGACGAGGGTCAGCACCACCAGGTAGGCGCCCGTCTTGCTGGCCAAATCAAAGCCGAAGACGGTGGGCAGGGTGGGAATATTGTTGACGCCGCCGGCGCCGCCCGTCAGCGCACTCCATTCCGTGGCCAGGATGCGGAAGATGTGGGCGTAGGCGAGGATGGCCAGCGCAAAATACGGCCCGCGCAGGCGCAGCACGGGTAGCATGATGACGGCTGCCGCCGCAGCGCCGACGCCGCCCAGCAGCATGGCGGCAAACACGGGCAAGCCCAGTTTCACGGTGGTCAGCGCGGAGACATACGCGCCCACGCCGAAGAACGCCGCATGGCCGAAGCTGACCATGCCGCCCAGGTTGCCCAGCAGGGCCCAGGACATGGCCACGCCGCCGATGATCAGGGCCGCCACCACCATGCTCATCACATACTGGTTGCCGCCAAGGGCCAGCGGCACGGCGACATACGCGGCCAGCAGAAGGCCCGTCGTGGATATCAGTGTCGAGCGCTTCATCCGCGCCTCCGTTGTGCGCCAAACAGGCCGTTTGGCATGATGAACAGCACCAGCAGGAACAGCACCATGCCGGACAATTCCTGCAGTGCGGAGCTGGCCAGGGTGACGGTCAGCGCCTCGGCGACGCCCAGCAGTACGGCAGCGAGCAGCACGCCAGGGATGGAACCAATGCCGGCCAATACGGTGATGATGAAGGCTTTCACCGTCAGCGCGCCGCCGTAGGCGGGCTGGATCACGCCATAGCTGAACAGGGCCACACCGGCGAAGGCGGCCAGGATGCCGGCGACTAAAAACGAGACCAGCTCCGTGCGGCCCGGGTCGATGCCCATCAGCTTGGCCGCGTCGCGGTTGCTGGAGACGGCGCGCACGGCGCGGCCATAC is from Janthinobacterium sp. 61 and encodes:
- a CDS encoding GNAT family N-acetyltransferase, with amino-acid sequence MPDLDRLQLLPPSSADLPALLAFELENRTYFESWVTARAPSYYHHEAIAAAIEQAQREREKDSAYQYLAKLDGQIIGRVNLTAVTRPYFNKATLGYRIGERFGGRGYATRVVALLLEEAFGALELWRLEATARPQNLGSIAVMQRNGFRQYGRSEKAMHFQDAWSDLLYFERRKEHASA
- a CDS encoding ABC transporter ATP-binding protein, encoding MLEISQLRAGYGAINVLWDVSLSIQKGKLTTIIGPNGAGKTTLLRAIMGLLPVGAGSIALDGVGINGTPTWKMSDARVTMIPEGRMTFRDMSVEENLIMGAFPKEHRSHMPVRLAEAYAMFPRLHERRKQLAGSLSGGEAQMLAMARGLMSDPSLLIIDEPSLGLAPLVVNELFEILARLNDGRRTIILVEQNTARAVGVADHVYLMQSGKVALSQAASEVDLEHLHELYFAR
- a CDS encoding VOC family protein → MLSHICLGTNDFPRAYAFYTALMGELDLIEKFHDPAQPWAGWMARGAPRPLFVLTAPHDGLPATPGNGQMTALLAASRLQVDRCHQAVLALGAVCEGLPGLRPHYHPNYYGAYFRDLDGNKLCICCHGEE
- a CDS encoding HDOD domain-containing protein, giving the protein MGWIGKLLNGGDEKNKAAPVTAAAAPDMTRQPATITEIDAIYYRWLAAAGSAQAPEQAEQQILDELMRLAREPIAGAALVPRIPAIIPQLMRTLQNENMSAAELSRQLAQDVLLVAEVYREANRPRYHSRYNASPSINNMEGAIMLLGQNGMRMLLARVAFRPIVSMQSGGLTIRTAPLIWRQSEKCALAANLLAPAMQANAFDAYLAGLMANVGLVVAFRLIDQMHAPDAFPQSDAFIAQVFAQARILSVRIAELWEFPESVTNAIEHAGVDAHADADPQAQALALGDRLSKLRMLVDTGRFPADDPFVMAGLGKSQMLVFDKLADEDEDDEE
- a CDS encoding DinB family protein, which produces MNNPLARYVTGQAYNNAWANHRLLKACGQLTQAEFQATRVSFFPTIQFTLNHILTCDWFYLDALERELRGEKPHSDCYVFFAQDEPYTDGAALHAAQRASDLRLIAHCRSLCDADLARPVTILRDTPQVDTRQRMLAHLFQHQIHHRGQVHAMLAGTRIEVPQLDEFYCAGEADERAQDFLELGWTEDDVWKER
- a CDS encoding oleate hydratase; the encoded protein is MPNTDKKAYLVGGGIGSLAAAAFMIRDGGMQGCNITVFEASPVTGGSLDGGGNAEDGYTLRGGRMLTTDNYECTWDLFKSIPSLEHAGQSVYDETIAFNEQHLPHSRARLVDRNRFKVDVSSMGFSMQDRLELLKLTEADEDTLGSSAITDWLSPEFFDTKFWTMWATTFAFQPWHSAVEFKRYLHRFMMEFSRIETLAGVKRTVYNQYDSLVRPLVAWLQEQGVNIIMDCTVSDIEVQESDGRLSATAIACQRHGLADVIPVAAGDLVFFQNASMTDASSYGSMHSAPAQRTKNDSQGWRLWEKLAEGRPELGRPAAFNSSIPESYWASYTVTLKDSAFFDRMEQFTGNSAGTGGLVTFKDSNWFMSIVLAHQPHFAGQPEGVQVFWGYALHPDRIGNFVAKPMSECSGADILRELCGHLNFDLDIMATANCIPCRMPYITSMFMPRAKSDRPLPVPANSVNLAFVSQFVEIADDVVFTVEYSVRAAQTAVYQLLGVQREVPAIHAHDKSLKVKLDAVIKAFK
- a CDS encoding ABC transporter ATP-binding protein, which codes for MLELDNVSVRFGGLTAVDAVTLNVGSHDVIGLVGANGAGKTTLFNAISGLVRPTSGHIRFDGRDIMATPMYQRARLGLGRTFQIPQPMHELTVRENLIVAQRFGTGKVDQRKIDEILDFTSLADKAGRDAASELALTELKALEVAKALATNPKLLLLDEVLAGLETNGKRRFMGMLKDLHAAFGVGIVMIEHDIETISNLCQRVAVLNFGQLIADGTPDAVFRDPAVIQSYTGAVHA